From the Penicillium oxalicum strain HP7-1 chromosome V, whole genome shotgun sequence genome, one window contains:
- a CDS encoding Heat shock 70 kDa protein codes for MAPAVGIDLGTTYSCVGVFRDDRIEIIANDQGNRTTPSFVAFTDTERLIGDAAKNQVAMNPHNTVFDAKRLIGRRFEDAEVQADMKHWPFKVVEKATKPIIEVEFKGESKQFTPEEISAMILVKMRETAEAYLGGTVNNAVITVPAYFNDSQRQATKDAGLIAGLNVLRIINEPTAAAIAYGLDKKVEGERNVLIFDLGGGTFDVSLLTIEEGIFEVKSTAGDTHLGGEDFDNRLVNHFVNEFKRKHKKDLTTNARALRRLRTACERAKRTLSSAAQTSIEIDSLFEGIDFYTSITRARFEELCQDLFRSTMEPVERVLRDAKIDKASVHEIVLVGGSTRIPKIQKLVSDFFNKDANKSINPDEAVAYGAAVQAAILSGDTSSKSTNEILLLDVAPLSLGIETAGGVMTPLIKRNTTIPTKKSETFSTYSDNQPGVLIQVFEGERARTKDNNLLGKFELTGIPPAPRGVPQIEVVFDLDANGIMNVSAVEKGTGKTNKITITNDKGRLSKEEIERMLSEAEKYKAEDEAEAGRIQAKNGLESYAYSLKNTLSEGKLQISEDDKKKVEDKINEVISWLDNNQTAEKDEYESQQKELEGVANPIISAAYGGAAPGGAPGGAAPRPADDVEEKPEELD; via the coding sequence ATGGCCCCCGCCGTCGGTATTGACTTGGGTACCACCTACTCCTGTGTGGGTGTGTTCCGTGATGACCGCATTGAGATCATTGCCAACGACCAGGGTAACCGTACTACTCCCTCTTTCGTTGCCTTCACCGACACCGAGCGTCTCATCGGTGATGCCGCCAAGAACCAGGTTGCCATGAACCCTCACAACACCGTCTTCGATGCCAAGCGTCTTATTGGTCGTCGTTTTGAGGATGCTGAGGTTCAGGCCGATATGAAGCACTGGCCCTTCAAGGTCGTTGAGAAGGCCACCAAGCCCATCATCGAGGTCGAGTTCAAGGGTGAGAGCAAGCAGTTCACCCCCGAGGAGATCTCTGCCATGATCCTCGTCAAGATGCGTGAGACCGCTGAGGCCTACCTCGGTGGCACCGTCAACAACGCTGTCATCACTGTCCCCGCCTACTTCAACGACTCCCAGCGTCAGGCTACCAAGGACGCCGGTCTCATTGCCGGTCTTAACGTCCTCCGTATCATCAACGAGCCCACTGCCGCCGCTATTGCCTACGGTCTTGACAAGAAGGTTGAGGGTGAGCGCAAcgtcctcatcttcgatcttggtggtggtaCCTTCGATGTGTCCCTCCTGACCATCGAGGAGGGTATCTTCGAGGTCAAGTCCACTGCCGGTGACACTCACCTGGGTGGTGAGGACTTTGACAACCGTCTCGTCAACCACTTCGTCAACGAGTTCAAGCGTAAGCACAAGAAGGACCTGACCACCAACGCTCGTGCCCTCCGCCGTCTCCGCACTGCTTGCGAGCGTGCCAAGCGTACCCTCTCTTCCGCTGCCCAGACCTCCATCGAGATCGACTCTCTCTTCGAGGGTATCGACTTCTACACCTCCATCACCCGTGCCCGTTTCGAGGAGCTCTGCCAGGACCTCTTCCGCTCCACCATGGAGCCCGTCGAGCGTGTCCTCCGTGACGCCAAGATCGACAAGGCCTCTGTCCACGAGATTGTCCTCGTCGGTGGTTCCACCCGTATTCCCAAGATCCAGAAGCTCGTCTCCGATTTCTTCAACAAGGATGCCAACAAGTCCATCAACCCCGATGAGGCTGTTGCCTACGGTGCTGCCGTCCAGGCCGCTATCCTGTCTGGTGACACTTCCTCCAAGTCCACTAACGAGATCCTCCTGCTCGACGTTGCTCCCCTGTCTCTCGGTATCGAGACCGCTGGTGGTGTCATGACTCCTCTGATCAAGCGCAACACCACCATCCCCACCAAGAAGTCCGAGACCTTCTCCACCTACTCTGACAACCAGCCCGGTGTCCTGATCCAGGTGTTCGAGGGTGAGCGTGCCCGCACCAAGGACAACAACCTGCTCGGCAAGTTCGAGCTTACCGGCATTCCCCCCGCCCCCCGTGGTGTTCCCCAGATCGAGGTCGTTTTCGATCTTGATGCCAACGGAATCATGAACGTCTCCGCCGTCGAGAAGGGCACTGGTAAGACCAACAAGATTACCATCACCAACGACAAGGGCCGTCtgtccaaggaggagattgagcgcATGCTGTCCGAGGCTGAGAAGTACAaggccgaggacgaggctgAGGCTGGCCGTATCCAGGCTAAGAACGGTCTCGAGTCCTACGCCTATTCCCTCAAGAACACTCTCTCTGAGGGCAAGCTCCAGATCTCCGAGgatgacaagaagaaggttgaGGACAAGATCAACGAGGTCATCTCTTGGCTCGACAACAACCAGACCGCCGAGAAGGACGAGTACGAGTCCCAGCAGAAGGAGCTTGAGGGTGTTGCCAACCCCATCATCTCCGCTGCCTATGGTGGTGCCGCTCCCGGTGGCGCCCCCGGCGGTGCTGCTCCCCGCCCCGCTGACGATGTTGAGGAGAAGCCCGAGGAGCTTGACTAA
- a CDS encoding Mitochondrial GTP/GDP carrier protein 1 has product MSPAIAQAGAGAASKDAKKESATARLLGSGCAGIAELMVFHPVDTTAKRLMSNQTRISSASEFNKVVFREYADAAVGRKFTSLFPGLGYAAGYKVLQRIYKYGGQPFARDYLAQHHGAAFDNAFGKGNGKAIMHATAGSLIGIGEIVLLPLDVLKIKRQTNPEAFRGRGLFKIISDEGMGLYRGAGWTAARNAPGSFALFGGSAFAKEYIYSLKDYNKASWSQNFVASVCGASASLVVSAPLDVIKTRIQNRNFENPESGFRIVSNMMKNEGFPSFFKGLTPKLLMTGPKLVFSFWLAQTLIPAFGQVV; this is encoded by the exons ATGTCTCCTGCTATTGCTCAAGCCGGTGCTGGCGCCGCCTCCAAGGACGCCAAGAAGGAGTCTGCCACCGCTCGTCTGCTTGGTTCTG GCTGTGCTGGTATCGCCGAGCTGATGGTCTTCCATCCC GTTGATACCACGGCGAAACGTTTGATGAGCAACCAGACCCGA ATCTCCTCCGCGTCCGAGTTCAACAAGGTCGTCTTCCGGGAGTACGCCGATGCTGCCGTTGGCCGCAAGTTCACTTCCCTGTTCCCCGGTCTGGGATACGCCGCTGGATACAAG GTCCTTCAGCGTATCTACAAGTATGGTGGTCAGCCCTTCGCCCGTGACTACCTGGCTCAGCACCACGGTGCCGCCTTTGATAACGCATTCGGAAAGGGCAATGGCAAGGCTATCATGCACGCGACTGCTGGCAG TTTGATCGGTATCGGAGAAATTGTCCTTCTGCCCCTGGATGTCCTGAAGATCAAGCGTCAGACCAACCCCGAGGCCTTCCGCGGCCGTGGTCTGTTCAAGATCATTTCCGATGAGGGTATGGGTCTTTACCGTGGTGCCGGTTGGACCGCCGCCCGTAACGCCCCCGGATCCTTTGCT CTCTTCGGTGGTTCTGCCTTCGCCAAGGAGTACATCTACAGCCTCAAGGATTACAACAAGGCCAGCTGGTCCCAGAACTTTGTTGCCTCCGTCTGCGGTGCTAGCGCCTCGTTGGTCGTCTCCGCTCCTCTCGACGTGATCAAGACCCGCATCCAAAACCGCAACTTCGAGAACCCCGAGTCCGGCTTCCGGATTGTCTCCAACATGATGAAGAATGAGGGCTTCCCGTCCTTCTTCAAGGGTCTGACCCCCAAGCTTCTGATGACTGGTCCCAAGCTGGTGTTCAGCTTCTGGCTCGCCCAGACTCTGATCCCAGCCTTTGGCCAGGTTGTATAA
- a CDS encoding Endochitinase A1, with translation MAPSSWWLSVALGTQLGRALTMLDPSDGVTCTDVVTTTNLFVNPSFEDGLTGWTNSYGMTVVTSPVTDGSHALRMNAVNNAYSILRQTVTSLTPGSTYTVSFDLQAYTNPAYNLQQSCIFYIYHTSLSTTNLIVTDRRVVNKQSNSWFTLEGQYTATSPSDELGIYTTCSPYNNNNNLFSLFLDNAKLLSTTTSQSCTTVTPTPTPTPSTAVPVGTSPVSIPAISTPAEPSPTSSSPVVSPSSTPSSTPVVGSSSAPVASSTPVASSTPVASSTPVASSTPVASSTPVVSSTPVASSTPVASSTPVASSTPVASSTPVASSTPVASSTPVASSTPVASSTPVASSTPVASSTPVVSSTPVASSTPVASSTPVASSTPVASSTPVASSTPVASSTPVASSTPVASSTPVASSTPVASSTPVVSSTPVASSTPVASSTPVASSTPVASSTPVASSTPVASSTPVASSTPVASSTPVASSTPVASSTPVVSSTPVASSTPVASSTPVASSTPVASSTPVVSSTPVASSTPVASSTPVVSSTPVASSTPVVSSTPVASSTPVFSPSSTPASTPVIGSSSVPVAPGTPVVSPSSTPSSTPVVNPSSAPAASSSLVSSSASVPVISGSSIISNHPSSSVITSVSVNPTSAPLSSGAVVTSETNVQPTATSSTGVAATSQTSIGSVSASMGVSSGSSAAGSTTAASATITSTGVAMTTSTVYTTRTSTVTACPSTVTDCPAQSRTTYVTTETIYLSTTVCPVSATATETNAQVTATATVTEGPGGSSPQHSQSTEQFTTSTVFSTRTATVTACPSSVRNCPASAKTTFVTTETVVVSTTVCPITGSVGATATATGTTDMGASPAASTAPVVSVSPVFSTRTSTITACPTSLSSCAATAMTTQTKTETLLVGQSTYTLSSSSTASSSTHSLVSTLPPHASAASSLSLKNTSIGINHQQATTVSTVRSQGMQTSSTLSLATPTTSTTTAATAATVSQTNTPLFSGAGSMFNHMSWVHALASFATTGLALLYL, from the exons ATGGCGCCCTCTTCCTGGTGGCTTTCAGTGGCCCTTGGCACCCAGCTTGGGCGAGCGCTCACCATGCTCGACCCTAGTGATGGGGTGACTTGCACCGACGTGGTGACCACCACCAATCTTTTCGTCAACCCTTCATTCGAAGACGGGCTGACAGGATGGACAAATTCATATGGCATGACAGTCGTGACGTCTCCCGTGACAGACGGTTCGCACGCTTT ACGTATGAATGCTGTCAACAACGCTTATTCGATCCTTCGTCAGACCGTGACAAGTCTCACCCCCGGCTCTACCTACACTGTATCCTTCGACCTTCAAGCTTACACCAACCCGGCCTACAACTTACAACAATCCTGTATCTTTTACATCTATCATACCAGCCTCAGTACGACAAACCTCATCGTGACCGATCGCAGAGTGGTCAACAAACAAAGTAACTCATGGTTCACTCTCGAGGGCCAGTATACAGCAACCTCCCCAAGTGATGAGCTCGGGATCTACACCACCTGCTCGCCAtacaacaacaacaacaacctcTTCAGCCTGTTCCTGGACAACGCCAAGTTGCTCAGTACCACCACCTCTCAATCTTGCACGACGGTGACCCCGACCCCGACCCCGACTCCAAGCACCGCAGTTCCTGTTGGCACTTCTCCCGTCTCAATCCCAGCAATTTCGACCCCTGCAGAGCCATCGCCAACTTCGAGCTCTCCAGTCGTCTCGCCATCGTCCACTCCTTCCTCAACCCCTGTTGTCGGCTCTTCGTCTGCCcctgttgcctccagcactcctgttgcctccagcactcctgttgcctccagcactcctgttgcttccagcactcctgttgcttccagcactccggtggtctcgagcactcctgttgcttccagcactcctgttgcttccagcactcctgttgcctccagcactccggtggcctccagcactcctgttgcctccagcactcctgtggcctccagcactcctgttgcttccagcactcctgttgcctccagcactccggtggcctccagcactcctgttgcttccagcactccggtggtctcgagcactcctgttgcttccagcactcctgttgcttccagcactcctgttgcctccagcactccggtggcctccagcactcctgttgcttccagcactcctgttgcctccagcactccggtggcctccagcactcctgttgcctccagcactcctgttgcttccagcactcctgttgcttccagcactccggtggtctcgagcactcctgttgcttccagcactcctgttgcttccagcactcctgttgcctccagcactccggtggcctccagcactcctgttgcctccagcactcctgtggcctccagcactcctgttgcttccagcactcctgttgcctccagcactccggtggcctccagcactcctgttgcttccagcactccggtggtctcgagcactcctgttgcttccagcactcctgttgcttccagcactcctgttgcttccagcactcctgttgcttccagcactccggtggtctcgagcactcctgttgcttccagtactcctgttgcttccagcactccggtggtctcgagcactcctgttgcttccagcactcctgttgtTTCCAGCACTCCcgttgcttccagcactcctgtcTTCTCGCCATCGTCCACTCCTGCGTCAACTCCTGTTATCGGCTCTTCGTCTGTCCCGGTGGCCCCTGGCAccccagttgtctcgccgTCGTCCACTCCTTCCTCAACTCCCGTTGTCAACCCTTCGTCTGCTCCCGCGGCCTCCAGCTCACTCGTTTCAAGCTCGGCAAGCGTACCGGTCATTTCAGGGTCCTCCATCATTTCGAATCACCCTAGCTCTTCTGTCATTACCTCTGTCTCGGTGAACCCTACCTCTGCTCCTTTGTCTTCCGGAGCCGTTGTCACTTCCGAGACAAATGTTCAACCGACAGCTACCTCGTCGACGGGAGTGGCGGCTACTAGCCAAACCTCAATCGGCTCTGTGAGTGCATCAATGGGTGTATCATCTGGTTCGTCTGCCGCTGGTTCGACTACCGCCGCGAGTGCAACTATCACGAGCACCGGGGTGGCGATGACCACTTCAACCGTCTACACCACCCGGACATCCACCGTCACAGCTTGTCCTTCCACGGTCACAGACTGCCCAGCTCAGTCTCGGACTACCTATGTGACCACTGAGACGATCTACCTGTCCACCACAGTTTGTCCTGTCTCGGCAACTGCGACCGAGACCAATGCCCAGGTGACTGCCACTGCCACTGTCACGGAGGGACCCGGCGGATCTTCCCCGCAACATTCTCAGTCAACCGAGCAATTCACCACTTCCACCGTCTTCTCAACTCGCACTGCCACCGTGACCGCGTGCCCCTCCAGCGTCCGAAACTGCCCTGCCTCGGCCAAGACCACTTTCGTGACCACTGAGACTGTGGTCGTGTCTACTACTGTCTGCCCCATCACAGGGTCTGTGGGTGCCACTGCTACTGCGACCGGCACAACTGACATGGGTGCGTCCCCCGCTGCTTCAACCGCACCGGTGGTCTCTGTATCTCCCGTCTTCAGCACTCGCACTTCCACCATCACAGCCTGTCCGACCAGTCTGTCAAGCTGCGCAGCTACTGCCATGACCACGCAGACCAAGACTGAGACCCTCCTGGTTGGCCAGTCCACCTACACCTTgtcctccagctccacggCATCTTCGTCCACTCATTCACTCGTATCGACTCTTCCACCTCACGCCTCCGCTGCTTCCTCGCTCAGTCTGAAGAACACCTCAATCGGCATCAACCACCAGCAAGCCACCACCGTCTCCACTGTCCGCAGCCAGGGCATGCAGACCTCATCTACTCTTTCTCTGGCTACCCCCACCACTTCCACCACTACCGCTGCCACCGCCGCGACAGTCTCGCAGACCAACACTCCTTTGTTCTCCGGTGCAGGCTCCATGTTCAACCACATGAGCTGGGTTCACGCCCTTGCCTCTTTTGCCACTACTGGCCTTGCCCTTCTTTATCTGTAA
- a CDS encoding Histone H2A.Z-specific chaperone chz1, which produces MGDHATTNNSSATATTEAAYADKGKGKAQDPDMSMEDDSDSESDNGEEMVEVDEEEADDSLEPISESNIISSGRRTRGKNINWEEVRNKTDDMDDDEDDDEDYQGGADDDQMRD; this is translated from the exons ATGGGTGACCACGCCACTACCAACAACTCCTCCGCCACAGCTACCACCGAGGCCGCCTACGccgacaagggcaagggcaaggccCAGGACCCCGACATGAGTATGGAGGATGACAGCGACTCGGAATCTGACAATGGTGAAGAAATG GTCGAGGTCG acgaagaggaagccGACGATAGCCTGGAGCCCATCTCCGAGTCCAACATCATCAGCAGCGGTCGTCGCACCCGTGGCAAGAACATCAACTGGGAGGAAGTGCGCAACAAGACCGACGATatggatgatgacgaggacgacgatgaggactACCAGGGTGGagctgatgatgatcagaTGCGCGACTAA